Part of the Arthrobacter sp. MMS18-M83 genome is shown below.
AGCGCTGGATCGGACTGGCCTCCGTGGCCCAGATCGCCATCATCTGGGCCCAGACCGACGAAGGCGTGCGGGGCTTCCTGGTGCCCACCTCGACCCCGGGGTTCACGGCCACGCCGATCGGAGCGAAGCTGTCCATGCGTTCCTCCATCCAGTGCGATATCGAACTCACCGACGTTCGCCTGCCCGAATCTGCGGTGCTGCCGAACGTCGTCGGGCTCAAGGGCCCTTTCTCCTGCCTGAACGAGGCGCGCTACGGAATCATCTGGGGCGCCATGGGCGCTGCCCGCGATGCGTTCGAGGTCGCCCTGGACTACTCCAAGGGCCGGATGCAGTTCGGCAGACCGCTGGCCGGTTACCAGCTGACCCAGCAGAAGCTGGTGGACATGGCACTGGAGATCAACAAGGGCTTCTTGCTTGCCCTGCACCTGGGCCGCAAGAAGGACGCCGGAACGCTGCAGCCGGACCAGATCTCGTTAGGCAAACTGAACAATTGCCGCGAGGCGATCAAAATTGCCCGCGAGGCCCGCACCATCCTCGGCGGTAACGGCATCACGCTGGACTACTCGCCAATGCGCCACGCGAACAACCTGGAATCCGTTCGCACTTACGAGGGCACCGACGAAGTCCACGCCCTCATTCTGGGCCAGCGCCTCACCGGCGTCTCCGCCTTCCGCTAAGCCGGGAGCGGCGGCCTTCGATCCAACAATAAGGTCCCTTGAGAAACAGCGAAGTTACCGGGACCCCACGCGAAGGAACTCAATTCATGCAAACGTTGAGGCGAAATGAACCCTATCTGATGACGCGGTGGAAGTACCTGTGGCGTGAGGAGTTCGTCGAGCTGCGCCGGGAGGGGCGGGAAATAGACTCCGGCTGGGTCGATGACGTCAGCCCTGATGGCACCATCATGTGGATACATCTGACAACAGGAAGAGGCCGCGTCATGATTCACGTCAACGACGGACTCGACGTCTGGCGGGTAGATACCCGGATATTGCTAAACCGAAACGCGCCGATCCCGGCCAGGCTTACGAGCTAGACCGGCCAGGCGCCCCCGCTGGCATGACACGGGCCGGCCAAATGCCAGGCGTCAACCGTCCGTGCTGTTGGGCGAAGGTGCGTAACACTAGAAGGGTAATGACATGTCCAAAGTCACCACACAGCAAGCAGTGCCGGAAATAATGACGCCACCGGGTCAAGAGTCACGCGCAAAGGCGTGGGGCCTGACGTCCGTATTGGTTTTGCTGTACACCATTAACTACACCGACAAGATTCTGCTCGGACTTGTTGCCCAACCCCTCAAAGACGAATTCGGGCTCACGTCATCTCAAATCGGGCTGACCGCGAGCGTGTTCTTCTTCGCGTTCTCGGCCGGGGGTTTTTTTGCCGGACTCATCAACAAGTGGGCCACTCTTAAATGGTCCCTGATAGGGTTGGCCGTCATTTGGGCGGCCTGCATGGTTCCCATGATCCTCGCAGGCAGTTTCGTGGTCCTCCTGGTCAGCCGATTCCTGCTCGGCCTGACAGAAGGCCCATCGGGTGCGCTCATCCATACGGCTGTGTATTCATGGCACCCCATGGAAAAGCGCTCCATGCCCGGAGCGTTCATCGCTTCCTCAAGTTCGTTGGCAAAGATCGCCGCTGCACCGGCGTTGGCCTTCCTCATCGTGCAATTCGGCTGGCATTCGGCCTTCGTTGCCATGTTGGTCGTCGGCCTGGGTTGGTGCGTGCTGTGGTACTTCACCTGGCGGCCGGGACCCTACGGCGAAGTCGGGATTCCGGGTGTCAAAGGTTCCGCCACTACTCCGGCTCCCGCTGTTCCGTGGATGTCGATCTTCCGCACGCGGACCTTCCTGGGTGCACTTGCAGCTGTTACCCCCATGTACGCGCTGCTGACCGTTGTCCTCACGTGGTTGCCGTCGTACTTCGAAGTCGGACTGGGTTTCACCCGTTTCCAGGCCGGAGCCATGTTCGGATTCCCCAGCATCGCGGCAATACTCGCAATGTTCTCCAGCACGTACCTCAGTGACAAGTTCATGAGCCGGGGCGTGAGTTCGAGGATCATGAGGGGAATCGTCCCGGCAGTGGGACTCCTTGTGTGCGGCGTGTCGATGGCAGTGCTGCCCTACATCGGGACGCCGATCATTGTCGTCGCAGTTGTCTCAATCGGCTACGGAATCGGCTGCATCCTCGCTCCGATCATGAACGCAGCCATTTCACAGATCTGTCCCAGGAATCAAGTAGCTGGTTCATTGGGCATGTTCCTTTCCTTGATGGCCATTGGTGGCATCGTCGCTCCGCCATTGACCGGAATGATCGTGGACCAGGCAGTTTCACCTGCTGTCGGATATGCACAGTCCTTCCAGATATTCGGCATTGTTGCGATCGTCGGCGCCATTTTGGCCATGATCCTGGTGAATCCCGACCGTGACTCGGCGCGAGTGATGGCACAGCTTAGGACTGCTGCCTGATCAGGCCATGTCACCGTGGCTCGGCGTTGGACCCCTGCCGCTACGGCAAAAGGGGCCTGCCTGTCCTGCCACATACTGAGGAGAACCCGACCGTGACCACCGCTGTTTCAAGATCGACCACCCCGGGCCTGATGAGCCTCGGCGTTGTCCTGACCCTGGCCACGGGGATCGGTCCGTTGCTCACCACGGGTGTGAGTGCCCTGGGTCCTTTGCTGTCCCGGGACTTGAACCTGACGCGCCTGGAGTTCGGCTCCTTCGCTGTGGTGGCCTGTGTTTCCGCGGCGCTCCTGTCCACGCCGCTCGGCTGGGCTGCCGACCGGTTGTCACAACGCACCGGCATCCTGATGCTCCATGGCTTCGGGCTGAGTGCCATGGTCGCGGCAGCCTTGTCCCAGTCCATGGCCGGCCTGTGGGTCAGTGCTGTCTTCGGCGGGGCAGCCCTTGGCTTGGCCAATCCTCTGACCAATGGCATGGTGGCGTTGCGGGTGGAGCCGGGCCGCCGCGGCATGTTTGTGGGCGTGAAACAAACGGGCGTCCAGCTCATCCAGGTGTTCACCAGCCTGGCCTACCCGCTGGCTGCCACGCTGGTGTCCTGGCAGGCAGGGTTCCTGGTGGGCGCTGTGGTCACCCTCCTGTCGCTCTGGGTCGCCCTGCACTACGTCCACGTCCGTCCCCAATGCGCCGCTCCAACACGCGCATCCGGGAACCGGCCGCGCCACGTCAAGGCGGTAGGACTCGCGTGGCTCGTGGCCTATGCCTTCCTCTCCGGCGTCCAGTACCAGACCTTGGCCACTTACCTGCCGCTCTTCGCCTTCGAGGGCCTCCACCTGCGGGCCGAAATCGCCGCTCTGTGCGGTGTGGTGCTGGGGGTGAGCGGCCTGGTGTCACGGTTGGTCTGGGGCCGGCTGACGGAGCGGTTCAGGGCCCCCGGGGTGCCGCTGGCCTTGATTGCGGTCTTCAGCGCCGTGGCCGTAGCGCTGGTAGCCGGTTCATCGCTTTGGGGAACACAAGTCCTCATGTGGACCGGAACCGCGCTCTATGGTTTGTCCGGAACCGCCGCCATGGTCATCCTGCTCACTGTGGTCATGCGCCTGGTCCCCGCGTCCCAGGCCGGCGCAGCGACGGGACGGATCTCCATGGGGTTGTTCGCCGGCTTCGCCGCAGGTCCGGTGCTTTTCGGATTGCTGGCCGACCACGGGGGGTTTTCCGCCAGTTGGGTAAGCCTGCTGGCCGCAAGCGTGATGATGATCCTGGCACCGTTTGGCTTGCGCAGGCTGGCTGTTCCAGATCAACCCATAGAAGAAGTACACCTGAGCGGGCGGACCGCCACGGATCTACGGCAGGCTGATACCCACTGACGTGCCCGCCGGGCAATCCCGGTCACGGAAGCCCGCAAAGATCTCGGGCGCCCCACGGGTTGTGCAAGCATCCTGCTGGCACCCCGATAGCCAACAAGGGATGGTTCCCGGCCGCCACGTTGGCTACGGTCGGGACTGTGAGTGTTCTCTATTTGGTCCGGCACGGACAAGCATCATTCGGCACCGAGGACTACGACCGGTTGTCAACATGCGGCAAAGACCAGAGTCAAGCCCTCGGCACCTACTTGATGCGGGCTGGTTCAACTCCGACCCGCGTCGTCAGCGGCGGCATGAAACGCCAGCGCCAGACGGCACAGGGACTCATCGAGGCTGCCGGCTGGGACACGTCCCCCGTCGTTGATCCGAGCTGGGACGAATTCAACGCCCCCGACCTGCTGAACGCCTATCCGGAAGAAGACCCCAGCGCCAAAACCGACTCGCGAGCCTTCCAGCGACTGCTCGAGAAAGCCTCTGCGCGCTGGGCCTCCAACAACCACGACGCCGACTACCTGGAGTCTTTCTCTGCGTTCACCCAGCGGATCGACACGGCCCTCGACGACGCCGTCGCAGGGCTCGGATCGGGGCAGGACGCAGTGGTCGTCTCGAGCTCAGGCGCCATTGCCTGGGCAGCGGCCCGGCTTGTCAACGGCGGCTTTCCACAATGGCTCGCCTTCAACCGGGTCACAGTAAATTCCGGTGTCACCAAGATCGTCACCGGTTCATCCGGGAAGACGATGGTGACTTTCAACGACCATGGCCATCTTCCCCGCTCCTGGGTCACGTACCGCTAGGCGGCCAGGGACAGGTATCAACTTCGCCCAAGAGTAAGGAAACAGGTTTCATCATGACTGATCAAGAACGCACGGCGCTGGTCACCGGAGCAGGACGCGGCATCGGCGCCGAAATTGCCCGGCGCCTGGCGTCCGACGGATTCAACATCGCAACGATCGACCTCGACAAGGCCGGGCTTGAAGCCCTCACAGCCGAGCTGGCCGCAGCCGGCCACCGGGCGATCGGCATCGTCGCGGACATCTCGGACGAAACGGCCGTCGAGGCCGCCGTCGCTCGCACGGCAGACGAACTGGGCCCTCCGGTCGTGGTGGTCAACAACGCAGGCATCATCCGTGACAACCTGCTCTTCAAGATGACTGTCACCGACTGGGACATGGTCATGAACGTGCACCTGCGCGGATCCTTCCTCGTCGCCCGCGCCGCCCAGAAGCACATGGTCGATGCCAATTGGGGCCGCATTGTCAACCTCTCCAGCACCTCGGCCCTGGGCAACCGCGGCCAGGCCAACTACTCTGCGGCCAAGGCCGGGCTGCAGGGCTTCACCAAGACCCTTGCCCTGGAACTGGGCCCCTTCGGCGTGACCGCCAACGCGATCGCCCCCGGCTTCATCGAAACCGAGATGACCGCCTCCACGGCCGAGCGGATGGGCATCACCTTCGAGGACTTCACTGCCAAGGCAGCCGCGGCGATTCCGGTGCGCCGCACCGGAAAGCCCGCGGACATCGCCAACGCCGTGTCCTTCTTCGCCTCCGAGAACGCCGGGTTCGTTTCCGGCCAGGTGCTGTACGTGGCAGGTGGCCCGAAGGCATGAGGATCTTCAACGGCATCGACGACTTCGCACAGCGTGTGGGCGAGGAAATAGGCGTCACTGAATGGCGCACCATCACCCAAGAAGACATCAATGCCTTCGCCAAGGTGACCAACGACCACCAGTGGATCCACGTCGACACCGAGCGTGCCGCCTCGGGCCCATTTGGCACCACGCTGGTGCACGGCTACATGACGCTCTCGCTGGTAGCCGGGTTCATGTTCGACACCTACCGCATCGACGGGCTGTCCATGGGCGTGAACTACGGATCGAACAAGGTCCGTTACCCCGCCCCGGTCCTGGTCGGCTCGCGCCTGCGCGGCCGGATCAAGCTGGTGTCCCTTGACCGCGAGGACACGTGGGCACAGGCAACAGTCCAGGTCACCGTCGAACAGGAACTCGACGGGGAGGCGAAGAAGCCAGGCTGTGTCGCCGAGGTCGTCTCCCGGCTCTACGAGGCACCTGCCGCCTAAACCGAGGCAAGATCGCTCGTCCTCCGCTGCCCCGCATACGCCAAAGACCCCCTTCCTGAAGGAGCACCTCCATGCCCAGAGCAGCCATCGTCGCAACAGCCCGCACCCCCATCGGCAAGGCAAACCGCGGGGCCTTCAACAACACCTCCGCCCCGGAGCTGGCCGGGCACGCGATTGCAGCGGCACTAGCCAAGACGGGAATCGACCCGTCGCTGGTCGAGGACGTCATCATGGGTGCCGCCGCGCAACAGGGAACGCAAAGCTTCAATGTCGCCGCCAGGGAGCGCTGCGCGCAGGGCTGCCGGTAACGGTTCCGGGGCAGACCATCGATAGGCAATGTTCCTCCGGCCTGATGGCGGTCGCGACCGCGGCCAAGCAGATTCTCGTCGACTCCATGGCGGTGACCGTGGGCGGCGGAGTCGAGTCCATCTCGCTCGTGCAGAACGAACATCTCAACAAATACCGCAGCAGGGATACGTGGCTTGAGGCCAACCACCCCGGCACCTACATGCCGATGTTACGGACGGCTGAACTCGTGGCCGAGCGCTACGGCATCAGCCGCGAGGCGCAGGACCAATTGGGGGCGGCCTCCCAGCAGCGGGCAGCCGATGCCCAGGCGAGCGGCAGGTTCAGTGATGAGATTGCGCCTATCCGGGTCAGCACGCTGAAGACCGACAAGGAAACCGGCGAGGTCACGGAGTTCGAGCAACTGGTGTCCCGGGACGAGGGCGTTCGCGCCGGCACCACCTTCGAAACCCTTTCGGGGCTCCGCACGGTACTGAATCCCGGGGATTTCACAGCAAACCCAACCGTGACAGCCGGCAATGCCTCGCAGCTGTCCGACGGGGCCTCGGCGAACGTGTTGATGAACAGCGACCATGCCGCGTCCCTGGGTCTGGCGCCACTTGGCTACTACTGCGGCATTGCCGTGACGGGGTGCGAACCCGATGAAATGGGCATTGGTCCGGTCACAGCCATTCCACGGCTCTTGAAGAACCACGGGCTCACCGTTGATGACATCGGGATCTGGGAGCTGAACGAGGCCTTCGCCTCGCAGGCCGTCTACTGCCGGGACTTCCTGGGGATCGACCCGGAGAAGATGAACGTCAACGGCGGCGCGATCGCCCTGGGCCACCCGTACGGGATGACGGGCTCGCGGGCCGTGGGCAGCGCCCTGCTCGAGGCGCGGCGCCGCGACCAACAATTCGTCGTGGTTTCCATGTGCGTGGGCGGCGGCATGGGGGCTGCGGGCCTCTTCGAAGTCGCACGCTAGACGGTACCCACCAAATACGGTGCGTTCGTGCGGGAACATGACTACCGGCGCACGTTACTCGTCAGGGTGCGCCCAGATCTGGACGACCCCGTTGGTCTGCCCGAACTCCAGGCGGCCGGCCAGCACGAGCGAGTCGTGCCGGCAGCGCGAAGGGCCGAGACCTTGAAGTAGTCGTACCGGATTTCAAAGAACGGTCCGACGCACCACGGCGGCCGCCACCATCGGGGCCGAATCATGAGTTCCATGGTGGTCATGACGGTTTGCTCCTAGATGAAGTGCACGCCGACAAATGCCAGCGCTGCGATGAGACCCCAGGAGAGCATCGCTGCGATGATGGCCCTGCCACTGGTCTGGAGCAGTACCCGGACCTGCACCGACGCCCCCAGCCCGTACAGGGCTGCGGCAAGCAGCAGGTCCTGGACCGTGCCGGCAACTTCGAGGACGACGGGCGGCAGGATCCCCAGCGTCCGCAGAACGATCATCGCCATGAACCCGGCCACGAAGAGCGGGATCAGGGGAGGAAGCTTGATGCCGGTGTCCTCAGCGCCGTTTGCCGTCCGTCGGCGGCGGAAGCGTCCCACCAGCGCGGCTCCGGTGACCATCGGCGCAAGCATCAGGACACGGGTGAGTTTGATGATGAGCGCTCCAGCAAGGGAAGCAGCACCCGCAGTCTGCGCCGTTGCCACAACCTGCCCCACATCGTGGACGCTGGCTCCCACCCAGTATCCGAACTGCACAGGGTCCAGGCCAAGGGGCCCCTTGAGCGCGGGAAGGGCCCCGATCGCCAGCGTCCCGCACAGGGTCACAAGGGCGATTGGAACAACGGTGTCGCGGTGATCCGTTTTGGTGACCCCGCTCATGGCCCCAATGGCGGAGGCGCCGCAGATGGAAAATCCTGTGGCGAGAAGCAAGGGCTGATCGCCCGGAAGTTTAAGTGCCTTGCCCAAGACCAGCGTTCCCGCAAAGGTCAGAAGGACAACGCCAACCACGATCGCAAGCGTCTTCCAGCCCAGCGCAGCCACATCGATGAGGCTGAGTTTGAGACCCAGCAAAATGATTCCCAGCCGCATGAACCGCTTGGCGGAAAATACCAGCCCGGGGTGCAGGACTCCTTCTACGGCGGTACTGATCCCGGGGAGATTTGCAGAAAGAATTCCCAGCATTACTGCC
Proteins encoded:
- a CDS encoding histidine phosphatase family protein, whose translation is MSVLYLVRHGQASFGTEDYDRLSTCGKDQSQALGTYLMRAGSTPTRVVSGGMKRQRQTAQGLIEAAGWDTSPVVDPSWDEFNAPDLLNAYPEEDPSAKTDSRAFQRLLEKASARWASNNHDADYLESFSAFTQRIDTALDDAVAGLGSGQDAVVVSSSGAIAWAAARLVNGGFPQWLAFNRVTVNSGVTKIVTGSSGKTMVTFNDHGHLPRSWVTYR
- a CDS encoding YeiH family protein, with the protein product MRQDVATPAKDVRQDALLPRGLRNKRLPGLTAAAAAVAIAWLIHSTLPVVPFLTAAVMLGILSANLPGISTAVEGVLHPGLVFSAKRFMRLGIILLGLKLSLIDVAALGWKTLAIVVGVVLLTFAGTLVLGKALKLPGDQPLLLATGFSICGASAIGAMSGVTKTDHRDTVVPIALVTLCGTLAIGALPALKGPLGLDPVQFGYWVGASVHDVGQVVATAQTAGAASLAGALIIKLTRVLMLAPMVTGAALVGRFRRRRTANGAEDTGIKLPPLIPLFVAGFMAMIVLRTLGILPPVVLEVAGTVQDLLLAAALYGLGASVQVRVLLQTSGRAIIAAMLSWGLIAALAFVGVHFI
- a CDS encoding MFS transporter, which produces MTTAVSRSTTPGLMSLGVVLTLATGIGPLLTTGVSALGPLLSRDLNLTRLEFGSFAVVACVSAALLSTPLGWAADRLSQRTGILMLHGFGLSAMVAAALSQSMAGLWVSAVFGGAALGLANPLTNGMVALRVEPGRRGMFVGVKQTGVQLIQVFTSLAYPLAATLVSWQAGFLVGAVVTLLSLWVALHYVHVRPQCAAPTRASGNRPRHVKAVGLAWLVAYAFLSGVQYQTLATYLPLFAFEGLHLRAEIAALCGVVLGVSGLVSRLVWGRLTERFRAPGVPLALIAVFSAVAVALVAGSSLWGTQVLMWTGTALYGLSGTAAMVILLTVVMRLVPASQAGAATGRISMGLFAGFAAGPVLFGLLADHGGFSASWVSLLAASVMMILAPFGLRRLAVPDQPIEEVHLSGRTATDLRQADTH
- a CDS encoding MaoC family dehydratase; this encodes MRIFNGIDDFAQRVGEEIGVTEWRTITQEDINAFAKVTNDHQWIHVDTERAASGPFGTTLVHGYMTLSLVAGFMFDTYRIDGLSMGVNYGSNKVRYPAPVLVGSRLRGRIKLVSLDREDTWAQATVQVTVEQELDGEAKKPGCVAEVVSRLYEAPAA
- a CDS encoding MFS transporter, which translates into the protein MSKVTTQQAVPEIMTPPGQESRAKAWGLTSVLVLLYTINYTDKILLGLVAQPLKDEFGLTSSQIGLTASVFFFAFSAGGFFAGLINKWATLKWSLIGLAVIWAACMVPMILAGSFVVLLVSRFLLGLTEGPSGALIHTAVYSWHPMEKRSMPGAFIASSSSLAKIAAAPALAFLIVQFGWHSAFVAMLVVGLGWCVLWYFTWRPGPYGEVGIPGVKGSATTPAPAVPWMSIFRTRTFLGALAAVTPMYALLTVVLTWLPSYFEVGLGFTRFQAGAMFGFPSIAAILAMFSSTYLSDKFMSRGVSSRIMRGIVPAVGLLVCGVSMAVLPYIGTPIIVVAVVSIGYGIGCILAPIMNAAISQICPRNQVAGSLGMFLSLMAIGGIVAPPLTGMIVDQAVSPAVGYAQSFQIFGIVAIVGAILAMILVNPDRDSARVMAQLRTAA
- a CDS encoding acyl-CoA dehydrogenase family protein translates to MSDISDLIDFDSLLTPEELALRDLVRSFVDSEIKPNISGWYEKGHFPVEIVPELAKLGLLGMHLKGYGCAGRSAVDYGLAGAELEAGDSGTRTLVSVQGSLAMSAIYKHGSEEQKQEWLPAMAKGETIGCFGLTEPTAGSDPGSMTTFARRDGSDWVLNGAKRWIGLASVAQIAIIWAQTDEGVRGFLVPTSTPGFTATPIGAKLSMRSSIQCDIELTDVRLPESAVLPNVVGLKGPFSCLNEARYGIIWGAMGAARDAFEVALDYSKGRMQFGRPLAGYQLTQQKLVDMALEINKGFLLALHLGRKKDAGTLQPDQISLGKLNNCREAIKIAREARTILGGNGITLDYSPMRHANNLESVRTYEGTDEVHALILGQRLTGVSAFR
- the fabG gene encoding 3-oxoacyl-ACP reductase FabG; translated protein: MTDQERTALVTGAGRGIGAEIARRLASDGFNIATIDLDKAGLEALTAELAAAGHRAIGIVADISDETAVEAAVARTADELGPPVVVVNNAGIIRDNLLFKMTVTDWDMVMNVHLRGSFLVARAAQKHMVDANWGRIVNLSSTSALGNRGQANYSAAKAGLQGFTKTLALELGPFGVTANAIAPGFIETEMTASTAERMGITFEDFTAKAAAAIPVRRTGKPADIANAVSFFASENAGFVSGQVLYVAGGPKA